One Skermanella pratensis genomic window, GGACCCGAAGGATCCGGTGCTCTATTTCCTGCAGAGACTGCGCGACGAGGCCCACCGTTTCGCCATCGGCACTCACCGGGCACGGCGGACCAAGGCGATCGGCCAGTCGGTGATCGACGAGATCCCGGGGATCGGGCCGTCGCGAAAGAAGGCCCTGCTGCACCATTTCGGATCGGCCCGGGGCGTCGAACGGGCGGGTCTGGCCGATCTGGAGGCAGTCGAGGGAATCAACCGGACGGTGGCGAAAAAGATTTATGACCACTTCCATCCAGACGGCTAGAATGCCGATCCAGCCGCCGGGCCTATCCAGGTCCGCCGGAATGCCGCCAATCAGAGCCTTTTGTCATGCTGACCAGCCTGCCCAATCTCCTGACACTCTCGCGGATCATCGTCATCCCGATCATCATCGGGCTGTTCTTCGTCCGTGAGCACTGGGCGGCCTGGACCGCGTGCGCCCTGTTCGCACTCGCCGCGATAACCGACTATTTCGACGGCTACCTGGCGCGGAGCTGGTCGCAGGTGTCGATCGTCGGCAAGTTCCTCGATCCGATCGCCGACAAGCTTCTGGTCGCCGCCGTGCTGTTCATGCTGGTGGCGGTGGACAAGCTGAGCGGCATCTCGGTGCTGCCGGCCGTCCTGATCCTGCTGCGGGAGGTGCTGGTCTCGGGCCTGCGCGAGTTCCTGGCCGGCATCCGCGTCGGCATGCCGGTCAGCAAGCTCGCCAAATGGAAGACCGCGATCCAGATGGTGGCGCTCGGCATCCTGATCGTGGGCGACGACGGCCCGTCCGTGCTGCCGGTCCAGTTGATCGGCGAAGTGGGCCTGTGGGCCGCCGGGCTGCTGACCCTGATCACCGGCTGGGACTACATGCACGCCGGCTGGAAGCACATGAACGAGGAACGGGAACCCGAGCCGGAACCGGTGCCGCGCCCGGCCCAGCCGCACGGCGCCAACACGGCGCGCAGCGCGGGCTGAACCCGCAGCGGAACGGCTGCGGCCATATGAGGAAACATTCGCCATGAAGCTGCTCTATTTCGCCTGGCTGCGGACCAAGACCGGGATCACCCAGGAGGAGGTGGCGCCGCCCGAGCATGTGCGCGACGTGGCGTCCCTGGTCGAGTGGCTGCGCACGCGCGGCCCCGGTTTCGCCGACGCCTTCGGAAACGCGGCGGTGGTCCGCGTGGCGGTCAACCAGGAATACGCCCGCCCCGACCATCCGCTCCGCGCCGGGGACGAGGTGGCGCTTTTCCCGCCCGTCACGGGAGGCTGAGGGACATGGCGGTCCGCGTCCAGCGGGAGGATTTCGACGTCGGCGCCGAATTGGCGGCCCTCAGCGAAGGCAACCACGGCGTCGGCGGCGTCACCAGCTTCGTCGGCCTCGTTCGCGAGATGGGCGGCGGGCCGAGCGCCATGACGCTGGAGCACTATCCGGGCATGACCGAGCGCCAGCTGGCCGAAATCGAGGCCGAGGCGCGGCGCCGCTGGCCGCTCCAGGCGACGCTGATCGTCCATCGCTACGGCCGCCTGGAGCCCGGCGACAGGATCGTGCTGGTCGCCACCGCCAGCGCCCACCGCCAGGCGGCCTTCGAGAGCTGCCATTTCCTGATCGACTGGCTGAAGACCCGCGCGCCCTTCTGGAAGCTGGAGGAGACCTCCGAGGGCGCCCGCTGGGTCGAGGCCAAGGAGGACGACGATGCCGCGGCGGCCCGGTGGGCGCCCCGGCCGCCGACGGGGGATGTCTCTCCCTGAGACTTCGGCATACAATATTCAGGCGCTCCCCTAATTACATAACATAGTATTCAATCTACATCGTTAACCAAGGTCATTCATTAGAATGCACCCAACACTTCGTATGACTTGGTAATTTTGCCGCACCCATGGCATTTTAATTAAGAGATAACTCTTTCGATCGAGTATCCATCGCGACCAATCGGGAACTTACAACGAATCGAAAGGGATCACCCATGTTCCAGCGCGATGGTGCGGGCAGTAAGTGCAGCTTTTTCAGCAAGGCCATCCAAACCGCCGCAGCCCTGTTCCTGTGCACCGGGCTGCTCGCCGCTGGTACGGCCCAGGCGCAGATCCGGATCGTCACCGGCGTCCTTCCCCCTCTGACCGATGATTCGGGAACCGACAAGGGCTTCCTGTACGACGTCGTCGAGGAGATCAAGAAGCTGGTCAAGGTTTCGGCCCCGATCGAGATGATGCTCTGGACCGACGCGTCGAAGATCGCCCAGAACGAAGCCAACATCGTGATCTTCCCGCTGACCCGGACGCCGCAGCGGGAGAACAGCTTCCGCTGGATCACCAAGATGTTCGACATGAAGCGGTCCTTCACCACCCTTCCGGGCGTGGCGCCGATCAACTCGCCGGAAGAGGCCAAGAAGATCGCCTCGATCGGCGTGCTGGAGCGCAGCTCCTCCCAGACCTTCCTGAAGGAATACGGGCTGACCAACACCGTCGAGTTCCCGTCCAACAAGGCCCTGGTCGAAGGGCTGGCCGCCGGCAAGGTCGCTTCGATCTACGGCATCAACCCGATGACCGTCAGCGAGTGGCGCGGCATCGGCCGCAAGGACCAGCTGGTGTTCGGCACTCCGGTCGAAATCACCGGTTCCTTCATCGGCACGAGCCTGAAGGGCGACCTGGTCAAGATGGAGGAGTGGCAGTCGGCCTTCGAGGTGATCCAGCAGGACGGCACCTTCGATCGCCTGCTCGCCAAGTACGGCCTGAACTGACCACGTGCAGCGACGACACCGATCCGGCTCCCGCCAAGGCGGGAGCCGGTTTCGCGTTCAGGGATAGCCCGCCGGTACCCCGATCAGCAGACGCCGTCCTGGTGGGTGTCCATGAAGTGCCGGAGCACCAGCTTCAAGCGGGCGACGTGCCGCATGTCTCCCCGTTCCTGCGCGTGCCTTATGTCGTCGAGGATGATCCCCTTGATGCAGGTCTCGCCGTCGGGACGGTGCAGAAGATAGTTCCCCATTTCCAGGGCGATCATCTCCGGCACGTGCTCGTGCTCGGCAATGGCCAGGATTTCGTTCTCGGTCAACTCACTGAGCGCGATGCAGTCCTCTATCGTGATCATGTCTTGGTACTCCTCCGGGATGCCGCCCCTGTTGACCGGGGCTCTTGTTTGATCGCGTCCGCCTCGCTGTTCCTGCCTGCCGGTCCCCCTCAGTGCGCCATCAGGACCGGCAATCCGGGATGGGACAGGACATGGCGGGTCACGCCGCCGAGGATCATTTCACGGACCCGGCTGTGGCCGTATCCCCCCATGACCAGCAGGTCGGCCCCCAGGTCGGTTACGCGGGCGACCAGGGCGCTGCCCACGGACTCCTTCGCCGGCCGGATCGTATCGACGGTAGGCTGGATGCCATGCCAGGCGAGATAGTCCGCCAGGCGGGCCGCTTCGTCGGCGGATGTGACGGCGGTGTCCGCCGTGACGATGAAGACGGACGCGGCACGGATCAGGAAGGGCATGGCCGCCGCGACCGCCCGGGCGCATTCGGCCCCGCCGTTCCAGGCGATCGCGACCGTGCCGCCGACCTTGGCCGGCGGCCGTTCCGGGGCCAGCAGCAGCGGCCGGGCCGAACCGAGCAGCGTCGCTTCCAGCGCCACCGAAAGCCGGCTGTCGCCGACCCCCACGGCCTGCGGGAAGACGACCAGGTCGGCCAGCCGCGCCTCGTGGGGGATCACGTCCTCCATCACGCCGGTCACCGACCGCATCCGGCCCGACGCCATGCCCGGGCCGGGAGCGGACTGCACGAGGGCCGCCTGGGCCGCGGCGCGCGCCGCCTCGAAATGCTTGCGGGCGACGTCGGCGTCGGCGGTGAATTCCTGCTCAGCCGCCTTCATGATCTCCTCGATCATGGCCCCGGACAGCCCGTCGCCCAGCATGGGAACCATGTCGCGCGGGTCACCGCCGACATGCAGCGCCTCCACATGGGCATCGAATGTCTTGGCGACGGCGAAGCCCATCGCGAGGACCGACCGGTCGCAGTCGCGGCCGATCAACGGCACCAGGATTTTTCGGAGCATTCCAGTCTCTCCCTCGATCGGGGAACCCTTATGGTTAGCGCAACACTAAGACCGTCGGCCACGCTCCACAATGATGCACATCAATTCGCGCAGACAATCTTGCTGCCGGCGATGAAGCCGGACCGCCATCAATTGAAGCGCAATTATCAAATGATTTTCTCTATATTTGATATGACTGATGCCGTATCGCCAATTGAAGGCACGCGAGACCAGCTGAGCGGTTCAATTTTATAACGAAGCTGGCGGCGCACCACGGCCTCGTCAGCGTCGGAAGCATCGCCGGTCCGCGACCGCACCCGAGCGATCAGAGTATCGGCGTCCGCCTCCAGCCAGACACCCCGGAACGGCACGCCGGCACTCCGCGCCATCTCCTCCAGGTCGGCCCGCTCTTCCGGCCGGGCATTGACGGCATCGACCACGACGGCGTGCCCGGCCCGGACGATGCGGCCCGCGCGCTCCAGTAGTTCGGCATAGACCCGGCGGGTCATCTCCCCGGAATAGGCCCCGGCCGGCAGCCGCTCAGTCTCCGCCACGCCGAAGAGACGCTTGCGCAGCACGTCGCTGCGCAGGACCACCGCCCCCGGTGCCGGGCCGATTCCGGGAGCCAGGGCGCGTGCGACCGTCGTCTTGCCGGTTCCGGACAGGCCGCCAAGCGCCACCATCATCGGTCCGGGCGGATGGATCGCGGCCACGGCATGGTCCAGGTAGGCCGCGGCTTCGGCATGGGCCGCCGCCGGATCGGGCTGCGCCGCGGCACCGCTCGCCAGCACCTTGGCCCGGACGGCGGCGCGGGCGGACAGGAACAGCGGCAGCAGCGCCAGCCCGTCGCAGTCGCCCGTCAATTCGAGCATCCGGTTCAGCAGCGTGTTGGCGAGCGGACGGAGCCCGCGATGCTCCAGGTCCATCAGCAGGAAGGCCAGGTCGTACAGCACGTCGATGACGGCGATGTCGTCGTTGAACTCGACGCAGTCGAACAGCGTGGGCCGCCCGTCGACCAGGCAGATGTTCCGCAGGTGCAGGTCGCCGTGGCAGAACCGGACGAACCCGCCGTCGCGCCGCCGGTCCAGCAGCCCCCCGAACCGGTCGAGCGCGGCGGTCGAGGCCTCGCCGAGGGCTTGGACCCGGTCGGGCGAAAAGACGTCCGGCCGTTCCGCCAGTTCCGCGACATTGTCCTCGACCACCCAGCGCATGGCGCCGGCCCCGCCGCGGTCGGTCACCACCTCGGCCCCGCCATGGAAAGACGCGATGGTCTCCGCGAGATCGCGCATCAGGCCGGCGGAGAGGGCACCGCGATCGGCCATGCGGTCGAACAGGGTGTCCTGGTCCAGCCGCGCCATCACCACGACCCAGTCGATCGGGACGCCTTGCGGATCTGAAAGGGGTGTCCCGATCCCGCCCAGCGCCAGGGAGCCGTCGGGTCGGCGCAGCACGGGGGCCGTCCCGAGATAGACCGACGGCGCCGTGCGCCGGTTCAGCCGAACCTCCGCCTCGCAGGCGGCGCGCCGGCGCTCGACGGTGCCGTAGTCCATGTAGGGGAAACGCACCGCGCGCTTCAGCTTGTAGACGCGGTCGCCGGCCAGGAAGACGATGCTTCCGTGGGTATCGACGCGCTCGACCGCGGCGCCCCCATAGGTATCCGGGGCGGACAGGAAAGCCACGACGCCGGCCTGGTCCGAAGGGTCGGGATGATCGGTCATGGCCCAGTCTAGCAGCCGCCCCGCCCGGCAGGGAAGAAAGAGGCGGAGGAGCCGGTCGCTACCGCACCGCGGCGGACGTTTCCATAAAACGCAATCCTTAACCATTGACAGGCGAATCGGTCCGACGCATCGTTCCGGCACCGCGGCGCAGCACCTCCGGCGCGCCGTCCCGCCTGGACCAAGCTTCCCCGGAAGCCCCGACAAGGGAGAGACCGACGCCATGCCACGGCGCCCCCTCGCACCCGTTGCCGGTGCCGTTCCGGGCCGTAACCGCCCCACGAAAGCCCGCAAGATGCCTCAGGACGCCCCGGTCCCCGCCCTCGCCCCTCTTCCGACCGCGCCAGGCCCGGCATCGGAACCCGCACGGTCCCCGGTGGCGGACCTGCGCTGGCCGCTGCTGACCGGCGACGCCTGTTTTCCCGCGGGAAGCGCATCTCCCGCCGATCTCGCCGCCCTGACGGCGGAACTGGGCGAAGCCTTGAGGCGGTTCTCCGCCGCGACCGACGACGATCCGTTCAGCAATCCGGTGCAGCGGGTGGCGCTGGAGCTGTCGCGCAAGATCGAGGACGGCTCGGTCTCCTACGCGACGCTGGAGCAGCTGATCCAGTACCTGTCGGCCGACGGCTTCATCGGCCGCGCCGCCCGCCTGTCGCGCTATATCGGGGAGATGGATCCGGAGGCCAACGCCGCGTCCCTGGTCGCCCGGATCCGCGCATTGGCCGTGCCGCCCGGCACCGAGGCGCCGGTGCCGTTCGAGGCGTTCCGTGCCCAGGTGGAGCGCGAGCTTTTCGGCATCGTCATGACCGCGCACCCGACCTTCAACCTGTCGGGCGAGCTGATGGAGCTGCTGACGACCCTGGCCTCGGGCCACGCCGGCGACGGCACGCCGCTGTCGGACTCGACCCGGGCCGAGCTGATCGAGCACATGGCCGGGCTGGTCCACCGCCCCGACGACGACCTGAGCCTGACCCGCGAGCATACCCTGTCGCTGATCGCGATCGGCAACGTCCAGGCGGCGTTGCGCCGGCTCTACGAGATCGTCTACGCCGTCGCGGAGGAGGTCTATCCCGAGCGCTGGACCGATCTGACGCCCAAGATGATCACCGTGGCGAGCTGGGTCGGCTACGACCTGGACGGGCGGTCGGACATCAAGTGGACCGACACGCTGCGCAAGCGCCTGATCGTCCAGGCCGGCCAGCTTCGCCATTACCGGGAGGAGGTGCGCGCGGTGCGCGGCCTCGCCTCGTCCGGCGAGGAGATCCGCCACACCCTGGACCTGCTCGAATCGCGGCTGGCGCTGGCGATCAACGAGGTGACGGACGAGATCGGCGTGTTCGGCCAGGACCCGGGAGAGGCCGGCGCCCTGCCCCACATCCAGCGGATCGCCCAGCGCATGCATGACGGCATCTCGCTGCGGCTGATCGACAACTCCCAGGCGACCGGGCTGATCGACCGGATCATCCGGCTGGCGACATCCGGCGGCACCGACCGCGATCCGGCGATCCGCCGGCTGTGCACCCTGCGGGCCGAACTGGCGAACTACGGCCTGGGCATGGCGCATACCCATGTCCGGATCAACGCGACCCAGCTGCACAACGCGATCCGAAAGACAGTCGGGATGGAGACGGCGCCCGACGACCCGCGCTACCGCCAGTCCTACCTGGCGTCGCTGAACGACCTGCTGGACAAGGTCAGGCCGCAGACGATCAATTTCGGCTCGATCATGTCGGAGCGGACTTCGGCCAAGCGGCTGTTCATGATCGTGGCCCAGATGCTGAAATATGCCGACGCCACCACTCCCGTCCGCTTCCTGATCGCCGAGTGCGAGTCCGCCTTCACACCGCTGACGGCGCTCTACTACGCCCGCCTGTTCGGGGTCGCCGACAAGATCGACATCAGCCCGCTGTTCGAGACGGAGAAGGCTCTGGAACTGGGCAGCCGGGTGATCGACCAGCTGCTGGAGAACCCGCACTACCGGGCCTATGTCCAGGCCCGCGGGCGGCTATGCATCCAGACCGGCTTCTCCGACGCGGGACGCTACCTGGGGCAGACGCCGGCCTCCGCCTCGATCGAGCGGCTCCGGCTGCGCATCGCGCGGCTATTCCCCAAGCACGGCCTGACCGGCGTGCAGCTGGTGATCTTCGACACCCACGGCGAGTCGATCGGCCGCGGCGCCCACCCCGCCGGGTTCGAGGAGCGGCTGAGCTATACCGCCACACCCTATTCCCTGGAGTTCCTGGCCGACAACAAGGTGGACTTCAAGCAGGAGGTCAGCTTCCAGGGCGGCGACGGCTTCCTGTATTTCGTGACGCCGGCCGGCGCCTTCGCGGTGGTCACCCGGATCCTGGAGCACATGTTCGGCGACCGGGGCGACGCCCGGGGCGACCCGTTCTACGAGGACCCGGACTACATCACCGAGTTCTTCACCACGGTGAAGGAGTTCCAGGTCTCGCTGGTGAAGAACCCGGACTATGCGACGCTGCTGGGCGCCTTCGGCACCAACCTGCTGTTCCCGTCGGGCAGCAGGGCGATCAAGCGCCAGCACGACAGCGCCGACGACAGCGAGCAGGCCTCGGTCAGCCAGATCCGGGCGATCCCGCACAACGCGATCCTTCAGCAGCTGGGCCTGCCGGCCAACACGATCAGCGGCGTCGGCGAGGCGATCGGCAAGGACCCGGAGCGGTTCCGCCAGCTCTATGCCCGGTCCAGCCGGTTCCGCCATCTGATCGGCATGGTCGAGTACGGCGCCGCGATCGCATCGCCCGACGCGCTGCGGGCCTACGTGGACACCCTCGATCCCGGGCTGTGGCTGCTGCGCGCTGCCAAGACGCCGGACAAGGCGCGGGCGGAGGAGATGCGGCGGCTGGCGCGGTACCTGGAGGATACCCAGCTCCACGCCCGCCAGACCAAGGTCGGCCGCAGGCTCTTCGCGGACTATTGCCTGTTGCGCGACGGGCTGGGGCAGATCGAGGGCGGCGGCTGCGGAGCGCTGGTGACCCCGGCCGCGCGGGAACAGCTGGCCATCCTTCACGCGGTCCGGATCGCGCTGATCCACGAGATCTTCCTGCTGGCGACCCACATCCCGCAGTTCAGCAGCCAGCACAACACGACCCATGCCCGGCTGCTGATGCGGGTGCTCCACCTGGACATCCCGACCGCGGTCAGCCAGCTGGAACGCATCTTCCCCGCGACCACCGACGCCGCCGTGAACGGGGATTTCGGCGAGCGGGCGACCTATGCCAGCGACGAGAGCCAGAACTACCAGCGGGAGAACGAGGATATCTTCAAGCCGATGAACGGCCTGTACGAACTGCTGCGCCGGGTCAGCGTCGGCGTCGTACACCGCATCGGCTTCTTCGGCTGAGGCGCTCCGGCCGGCAACTTCCCGGGTCTGCCGGCGTTGATGCGGCATCTGGTCAGCGTCTGGAGGTCCGCCATTTCCACCACGAATCTACTGCTCGCCGTGGCGCTCCTGGCCGCCGGGCTGGCGATCCTCTATGGGCTGGCGCGCGGACTGCTATGGCTGGTCCGCCGGGGGGCGGAGCGGCTCCAGGGACCCGTGAAGATGTCGCGGCACTGGGTGCGCGACCGGCCGGTGGTGGCGCTGTTGGAGAGCCGCTTCCCGCGGGCGTTCCGATTCGTCAAGGCGCGGCTGAGCACCCGCCCGTTCACCGGGCTGCCCTTGACGCTGATGGTGATCTTCGCGGTCTACCTGGTGGCCTTGTTCGGCGGGATGGTGCAGGACCTGCACGAGGCCGAGGACCTGGTGGCGATGGACACGGCGGTGGACCGCTGGTTCGACAGCCACCGGGTCGAACCCTTCATCGGGGCCATGGTCTGGCTGACCCTGTGGGGCCAGGGACCGACCATCACCATCGTCGGGCTGGTCGCTTCCCTGCTGTGGTGGAGCAGCAGCCGCGGCCATCTGGTGGTCCCTTTCTGGATCTGCCTGATCGGGGCCCAGGTGACGACCTGGACCGCCAAATACGTGATCGCGCGCGAGCGGCCCGGCGCCTGGGACCTGCTGGAGGAGCACAGCCCGGCCTTCCCCAGCGGCCACGCCACCGCCGCCATCTCCGTCTACGGGTTCATCGCCTACAGCGTCTGGCGGACCATCCAGACCCAGCCGCGCGCCCGCTTCGAAGTGTTGTTCTGGGGAGCGGTGGCGATCATGCTGATCGGCTTCAGCCGGATCTATCTGAGCGTCCACTTCGTCAGCGATGTCGCCAGCGGCTATCTGGTCGGCGGCTTCTGGCTGGCCGTCGCCGTGACGGTGACGGAGTGGCGCACGGCCCGGCGCGACGGCGGGCGGAACCCCAACGATCATGGGGCGGATCGGGAGTCCGATAGGGGGCCGCCCCTTGACCTGATCGGGACTTAGACCAAAGTACAGCGTTACAGTCTCGTCCGGGACGCTATTATAGCGTTCCTTACCGCGAAAAGGTGAGGCGAGTGCTGCTCGTAACATCAACCTGGAGAGGATCACGCTATGAAGTGGAAGACCCCGCGCATCGTCGAGATCGCCGTCGGCATGGAAATCAACTGCTACGCCTGCGCTGAGATCTAAGCTATCCGCCCCCGCCTGCGGTTGAAGACTGGATACGGCCGTGAAAATAGTTGTGCTGGGCTCGGCCGCCGGCGGTGGCTACCCTCAATGGAACTGCAATTGCGACACTTGCCGGCGCGCCCGCTCCGGTGATCCGGCGGCCAAGCCCCGGACGCAGTCTTCGCTCGCGATCAGCGCCGACGGCGAGCGTTGGTTCCTGCTGAACGCGTCTCCCGACCTGCGCCAGCAGATCCTGGCCACTCCCCTGCTCCACCCGCGCCACGGCAAGCGGCACAGCCCGATCTCCGGGGTCGTCCTGACCAACGGCGACGTGGACCATATCGCGGGACTGATAAACCTGCGCGAAAGCCAGCCGCTGTCGCTCTACGCGACCTCTCGCATCCATGCGGTGTTGGCCGCCAACAGCATCTTCCAGGTGCTCAACCCCGACCTCGTCGAGCGCCGCACCCTGGCGCTGAACGATCCGGTCGAACTGGTGGGCCCCGACGGCCCGAGCGGCATCCGCGTCGAGATTTTCGCCGTGCCGGGCAAAGTGGCGCTCTATCTGGAGGATGCCGCCCCGGTGCTGGACGGCGAGACCGAGGACACCGTGGGATTGCGCATCAGTGGCGGCGGCAAGAGCTTCTTCTACGTTCCCGGCTGCGCGAAGCTGACGCCGGCATTGGCCGACCGCCTGCGCGGGGCCGACCTGCTGCTGTTCGACGGCACCCTGTGGCGAGACGACGAGATGGTCCTGAACGGCGTCGGCACGAAGACCGGCCGGCGCATGGGCCACATGAGCGTTTCCGGCCCCGACGGGTCGCTTGCCGCCTTCGCCGATCTCGGCATCCGGCGCAAGATCTTCATCCACATCAACAACACCAACCCCATCCTGCTGGATGACAGCCCGGAACGCGCCGCCGTGGAAGAGGCCGGCTGGGAAGTGGGGGAAGACGGACGGGAAGTTTCGCCATGACCGAACTGCTGAGCCAGGACCAGCTCGAAGAACGCCTCCGCGCCATAGGCGCCGCGCGCTACCACAGCCTTCACCCGTTCCACCAGCTTCTGCACACCGGCAAGCTGGATTTCGGCCAGGTGCAGGCCTGGGCGTTGAACCGCTACTATTACCAGTGCAACATCCCGATCAAGGACTCGATCGTGCTGTCGCGCCTGACCAATGTCGAGGACCGGCGGGCCTGGCGCCAGCGCATCATCGACCATGACGGCACCCAGCCCGGAGAAGGCGGCATCGCCCGCTGGCTGAAGCTGACCGAGGGGCTGAAGCTCGACACCGCCTATGTGGAGAGCTGCGCCGGAATCCTGCCCGCGACCAAGTTCGCGGTGGAGGCCTATGTCCATTTCGTGCGCCACCGGACCGTGCTCGAGGCGGTCGCCTCGTCGCTGACCGAATTGTTCTCGCCCGGCATCATCCAGAACCGGGTCTCCGGGATGCTGGCGAACTACGACTTCATCAGCAAGGAGACGCTGGCCTATTTCAACAACCGCTTGACCGAGGCACCGCGCGACGCCGACTTCGCGCTGGCCTACGTCAAGCGGGAGGCCCGGCGCCCCGACCAGCAGCAGGCTGTCCTGGCGGCGCTGGAATTCAAGTGCGACGTGCTGTGGGCCCAGCTCGACGCGCTCTACCACGCCTATGTCGCACCAGGACATATCCATCCCGGCGCCTTCGTGCCCGAGCGGCGCTGACGTCATGGCGACGATCACCGAGGAAAGCGTGCCGCGACTGCCGCGGCACGTGAAGTTCCGGTTCGACCAGGCCCGCGAGGCGTGGGTCGTGCTAGCCCCGGAAAAAGTCTTCATGCCCGACGAAATCGCGGTCGAGGTCCTGAAACGCTGCGACGGGGATACCACCTTGAAGGACATCATCGACGATCTGGCGCGGACCTTCGAGGCGGAACGCGACGTGGTCGCCGCCGACGTGGTCGCCATGCTCCAGGATCTGTCCGACAAGGGGATCATCACGACATGAACGCCCTCTCGCCGTCTCCCGCGAAGGACAGCACCGGCAAGGCCCCTCCGGCGCCGCCGCTGGCGCTGCTGGCCGAGCTGACCCACCGCTGCCCGCTGCAATGCCCCTACTGCTCCAACCCGGTGGAGCTGGAACGCTCCGGCGCGGAGCTGGACACGGCGACCTGGAAGCGGGTCCTGACCGAGGCGGCGGAGCTGGGCATCCTTCAGGTCCATTTCTCCGGCGGCGAGCCGACCGTGCGGAAGGACCTGGCGGAACTGATCCGGCATGCGGCCAAGCTCGGCTGCTACACCAACCTGATCACCTCCGGCGTCCTGCTCGACGCGGCCCGGCTGAAGGAACTGTACGACGCCGGGCTGGACCACGTGCAGCTCAGCTTCCAGGATACCGACGTCGGCAGCGCCGAGCGGATCGGCAATTTCGCGGGCGCCCAGGCCCGCAAGCTGGAGGTCGCGCGCCTGACCCGCGAGGCGGGACTGCCGCTGACCGTCAACGCCGTCGTCCACCGGCACAATCTCGGCCGGCTGGAGGAGATGATCCAGCTCGCCCTCGACCTGGGAGCGGAACGGCTGGAAGTCGCCCATGTCCAGTATTATGGCTGGGCGCTGAAGAACCGCGCGGCGCTGCTGCCGACCCGCGAGCAGCTCGACCGCGCGACCGAGGTGGTGACCAAGGCGCGGGAGCGGCTGAAGGGCCGGCTGATGATCGACTACGTCGTCCCGGACTACTACGCCAAGCGCCCGAAATCCTGCATGGGCGGCTGGGGCCGCCAGTTCCTCAACGTGTCGCCGGCCGGCAAGGTGCTGCCCTGCCACGCCGCCGAGAGCATCACCGGGCTGGAGTTCGACCGCGTCCAGGACCGCCCTCTGGGAGAGATCTGGCGGAACTCCGCGGCGTTCCAGGCCTACCGGGGCACCGATTGGATGCCCGAGACCTGCCGGACCTGCGACCGCCGCGAGATCGACTGGGGCGGCTGCCGCTGCCAGGCCTTCGCGCTGACCGGCAAGGCCGACGCGGTCGACCCGGCCTGCGGGCTGTCGCCGTTCCACGACGAGATCTTCGCCCTGGCGGAACGGGAAGCGGGCGCCGCTCCCCCGCCCTTCGTCTACCGCCGCATCGGTGGGGCTTGACTCACGACTCCGTCGGCACCGGGCAGCGCTTACCGGTCCAGGGCGGCGGCGCCGGGTCGGTCATGACGCCCTGGGCGCCGACGCCGGACAGGACGATCTGATCGTCGGCGACGAGGTCGTAGAATTGGGTATAGCCACCCTCGAAGACGATGGTGAAGCGGGGACCCAGCTCCTTGTAAGCCGATATCGCGCGCTTCTCGGTGCCGCCGAAGGTGCTCCACGAGGTCTGGATGCCGTCTTCCCATTGCAGGTAGCCGATGTCGCACCGCGCGCCCCAGCGCCCGCGCAGCGGCGCCGGGACGGACGCCGTGCCCGTCACGGCGCGGGCGGCTTCGAAGCGGGACCGTGCGTCGGCCAGCCGTGACAGCGCGGTCTCGCGGTCGATCGGGTTCGGCGTCCACTCCATGTGGGGCGGCGGCTCGGCATCGGAGCAGCGGACCAGCGTCGGCCCGCCCTCGTGCAGCCCCGT contains:
- the pqqD gene encoding pyrroloquinoline quinone biosynthesis peptide chaperone PqqD — protein: MATITEESVPRLPRHVKFRFDQAREAWVVLAPEKVFMPDEIAVEVLKRCDGDTTLKDIIDDLARTFEAERDVVAADVVAMLQDLSDKGIITT
- the pqqE gene encoding pyrroloquinoline quinone biosynthesis protein PqqE; this translates as MNALSPSPAKDSTGKAPPAPPLALLAELTHRCPLQCPYCSNPVELERSGAELDTATWKRVLTEAAELGILQVHFSGGEPTVRKDLAELIRHAAKLGCYTNLITSGVLLDAARLKELYDAGLDHVQLSFQDTDVGSAERIGNFAGAQARKLEVARLTREAGLPLTVNAVVHRHNLGRLEEMIQLALDLGAERLEVAHVQYYGWALKNRAALLPTREQLDRATEVVTKARERLKGRLMIDYVVPDYYAKRPKSCMGGWGRQFLNVSPAGKVLPCHAAESITGLEFDRVQDRPLGEIWRNSAAFQAYRGTDWMPETCRTCDRREIDWGGCRCQAFALTGKADAVDPACGLSPFHDEIFALAEREAGAAPPPFVYRRIGGA